The DNA window atcatttctatataatatttacattgtgTTCAGGGATACTATTTACACATTTACTTTggagaaaaagttttaattttgatgGAAAGAAATGTATTTGGTGCTATTGTAGCAGAATTTGAGGTTACTTCTTGTGCGTCTAATATTTTTGTAGTGTTTTGTATGTAACAAAACTTGGAACATTTTATCTATGCTGCTTTTTTCATTCAGTAGAAAACTTGCATGGCTCCTCACTGTTAAGCATTGACAAAATGCAGTACAGTAACCATGTCAGAGTTCAAGGTATTTAACTGTCAATTAGTTAATCTGTATGCATGAAATAAACTTGAGATAGAAGATACAGTAAATCAAAACTTGAGGGAAGTTGCAATAAAAACATTTGTTGACAAAGCTAAGCattatttaaatgttaaatgtaaaCCTGTTGAGTTTACATTTGTTACACAAAAGTAGCTCTAATTTTATTTGTAACCTTGTACTGTAAGTAGGAGGATTGGAGAATATGGCACGTACTCTGTTGTTTCTACATTCAACTAAAATTTATAACTCACAGGACTGATCTAGGTTTGCTcttaatatatatcttattcaaGAAATTACAACCACTTAAAAACTTAAGGATTTGGAATACATGACAGGATTTCTCTAAAGAGTTTGTTGACAGAACACAAACTgacagattatattttattttttgcgaaTGCCCAGTTTTCAAATAACAAGGAATATAAAGTTTTCAGAGCAAATCCCTAAGAGATCTTGTCAGAATCTTCAGCATTTTCAGCTGACCCAGTCAtcacatttttaagttttaatttattaagttaAGATCTAATACATTTATTAAGAACAAACTTTTTAGGCCAGCTGTGTGAGAGTTAATGTTAACTCACTGGGCTAGTTAAACTACTTACATATTAAGTTGAATTGGGAGAAGGCACATATTAAGTTGAATTAGGAGGCCTCGTATCCTcgctattaatattatttttatggcacCTACTTCAAATGTAAGATTGTAGCTTACGTTTCACTCAGTCCAGGAATCTTGATTTTTGGCACTTAAAGGTAAATGTCTGATTATAATAGAGGGAACCTGCTATATTACTGAGaccataattatgaattttgtggTACAATAGGGCAAACttagttttatttgtaataaacatGAATCTGTTTCCAGTCATAATGTGTTACATATAACAAACACCATGCTACAGGATTTCCCCACGTGCACATAGAAGGGTTAGTATTGAGATATTGTGATCTGTAAACTTGAAAAAGTATATGTGGAGTAGAATGCATCTTTGGTCATCCCACTTTTTGCTTCAGATTGCTTTCCTCAGAAAACAGTGtcctctatttatttttatttcttcagctttataaaactttttaataatacatCGGGTAATAAATGGAAATCTGAGCATCCCCCAGCATATATTTAATGGCATAGCTGAAAATTTCTACTCATaatagggctggccctaagggtTTTTTTTAATGGTCTCAGGGTCCAGAGCATTTTGACAGTAGGTAGTCTGATATGACAAGCCAACAAGAAATTCTATATCAAGTTAATGCATTTATCTAGAATGGATTAGGACTTTATTAGTGACTGGAAATACATAATGCTACAAATCCTATCCTAAAATTATTGCTGACTGTATTACAATACAGTGCTGACAAAATTAAGAACATCTTATATATGAAAAGTCTCTCCCTTAAATAAGCACAGGATGGTTgtctgcttcctttcttctgctaagtttattaaattaatacaaatattgtTAAGTTACTGCAGACTTTTATGTAGTGCAATAACTTATGTTAATAGATACAggtttgtaaatatttcagtttactttcaaattatgtatatatgaaattaaatgaaattttgttacaAACTGTTTAAATACCCTTACTTCAGTTACatctgtaaattttttaatagtaatCTGTGAAGAGTTAAGCAGAGATGGAAAACTAGTTTATTTCTGAAGAATACCTAAGCAAGGTATACACCTCATGCAAGCAATTTGGAAATGCTGGGAAGTGTTGGAGAACAGAGTACTATTTCTATTTATGCATAAATGGAAACTGGACCAGAGCTGTGGACTCGGACATCATGGAAGGTTAAAAGAATGTGTTTTACTAATGTCATGACCAGGCACAAGAGCAAAAGACGCTAAGCTGGAATTGAAAGTATGAGAGGTACTTGATGCACACAAAGGGGTAATCCCTCAGTCGACCCCCGGTTTAtgcgggggatagggaccacaaccactaCAATAAGTTGGAACTCCCCCTCtcaaaatgcttgtaactgcctattttaatagttcaaacaccaaataacactttactaataatatttgtcatcttacaacattactatacccttaaaaatatacagcTACAcgtgaacactcctacaactgttactgtactcttaccaaggcaaaaactaatcaagttatccCTTTAGTATGTATTCaggcacgcacattttctttcatacagtattcaagtcTTACCGTTTTCTGTTAACGTAGATAGCAGGTAACATTGGTacattaagtactgtacctaaatacagtatttaaatatgcattgaaaaaatatacagaaataatgagTTCAAGATTACATAAATCTTATGGGTattcaccagtgatgaatgttgattgataatgatgatgaattagctgtgcagtccaatgaatgaCAATGCAGATATGAcaacagcaaagcagaggagttacatctggGGGGacacctcttccccttcttcaggggttttgggaggctttggagtgTCCTTCATCTGCCCAAGAAACATGGTGCTgggcagctgctgttgctgcttctgtATGCCGACGAGGGCATTATTATAGGGCGCCATTGCCACATCAAGGGCATTTGTGAATTTTAAGAAGCATTCCATGTAAGGATCCCAAGCCAAAGCCAACTCCTGTGCCTCCTTGATTATTCTCTAAGTTGGGACAGAcattccaaagacaggccctcgtcccctgaacctggcgtgtCTTTCTCGCTGGCGGGCTTCATCAGCTCTTCCAGatcctggtccatcaggggggtcagagtgggcatcaacaAGGGTACAGACTTCATCCTCAATGTCATCAAAGGCCTCTCCACCAAGCATCCTCGCCAATTGAACTGCCTTATTAATGaccaaatgttgaatttcttcatgagaaaaaggattttgacaaaggaaaaatctatttctggggggggggccgtgtcacccggtgaaataatccattcagcacttatttctaggtaattccgttgctagataccagagaaagctaaatgtaaagctggggttactacccccagagcgagctccaagaaatggagtcgtatatggtaaagggtgagattgtcacaatcacgggaccgtcctataaagattcccaatgtcaaaagtcccaacgagagaggtgccaatacaagcccatgcactactcgcggactgtacacaaggcaacactagttgcattccatgttagcacccaccccactagaatgatgtttaccatgggagggagagaatgaaaacaggggtgggtcaccgggtgacatgggccccccccagaaatagatttttcctttgtcaaaatcctttttctggttcggggacccgtgtcagccggtgaaataataacagagaaataaatatcatagagacgttgaaaactaggggagaattccaccctgaacattagtaaggtcctcgaaattcatgtaatgaaaataatgtaagtggccaccgtctaagatcatgagctttggaattgaacctgaataggcttttaagaaaatacttgctgcctaatagcagacctccggccacaacttcttccacCACACATTATGGGTCTCCGTCTTCATGTCTTTCAATTATCGGTCGATGACGGTCAGACGTAGCAAtcatgaatttacgccaatactTCTTCAGCATAAATTCACTGTCAGCGTCCATTTCATTCACAAGGTGCTCGAGGGAGTTCCATGTGTAGagtgtagagtgccttgaaggcacggatcacaccctggtccataggctggaggagagatgTGGTATtggcagggaggaactcaagctggactccctcacaataaagatccagagggtggccaccagcattatccataatcaactataccttgaactccatgcacaaGTCATTGAGATAATccttaacttgagggatgaagctctgatggaaccagttaGATGTAAGGACTTTGGCAATCCAGGCCATGGGGTTGTGCACCCAAAACACAGGCGGCACATGCTTGTTCTTATTTCTGAGgaccctggggtttgcagccttgtaagtGAGGTCTTctttcagcatgaagccagcagcattgccacacatgatgagggtaaccctgtccttctgggccttgaacccGGGGACTCTGTCTTAGTCCTTCATGAGGCATGTCCGTGAAGATATCTTCTAGAACAAGCCAGTCTTATCCATACTGAACACCTGTTGTGGATGGTAGCCCTTGtccctgatgattttcttgaaggtcttgGGATATTTTTCAGCCACTTCCATGTCTGCTGATGCTGCTTTCCCATGCAAAGAAACATTCTTTAGTTGGAACCGCCTCTGAAAAcagtggaaccaccccttgctggcctgaaaaccttgaggagctgacGATGGTCCTggttcatcctcttcttcttcttcttcttcagcaagtTCGTCGAAGCTTAAGAAGTCTGCTTGCTGTACATCGCCACCTTCCATAATAGTAAAAAACTGCAAGTAGAGTTGCCATGCCTTCTTGCAAATGGTGTTGGTGTTGAGGAGGGATGTTCTTCTTATGAAAGTCTGTGATCCAAAATGCCAAGGTCGACTCCATCCTCACGATGCTCTTATTACACACAGTGGAAACTGCCTTGGCACTACCATCGAAGCTAATACATACTCATGGCCTTCCTTATCTCCagctctttcttcttgatgtaccGGACGGTACTTTCGTTCATGCCATAATGCCAGGCTACTGTGGCATAACTTTACCTTCTTTCAACATATCTAGAAGTCTTACGTTCTCCTGGAGTGTCATGACCTTCCTCTGGTGCTTAGGCTCTTTGCCTGAAGCCTTAaaaggagcagggcatttaggaggcatcttagggcacgaTCATAGATTAACACTGCGAACAAATGTGCAGAAAGTACACCAGTACACAGCAAAACACTCGAACAGTGGAAGGATATGCTTTGGAGTGGCAGAGATGGGCTCCCGCAGCACTTACATATACATCTCCACAAGAGAAAGTTGGGGGGTAATAAGCATCAAGGGTACAGCCAATGAGCACCTAGGAAAATGATTGGCACTCTTAGATTGCCTTTGCAAATGCCAGCCAGTAGTGTATCAAATAGCATTGTGCCTAGGTATTTCAGCTTCCCaatatgcatttttcttttgcaagctATGTGTTTGGAATTTCTGGGGGTGGTTTTGGGGTGAacattttttaagagaaaaaacttattgatattttgctgtttacaataatattaatatttaaaaattagtaaataattttcttttatcaaaaaatatatttagtcaggaaaatacagtaaaatgaaaatgcctCATTCTGAGGTAGTCCCGTTGTTCTACAATctacccacgtattttagatatgctctactatcattctaaaacactttaatatttttttcaaaatcatcttacaacacagcaaaatatcaaaatgtaaagtaTGCCCAATACACGATGCATTAAATATCAAAGTTGTTATGCACAGTACCCTGCACTTTATACAATGCGCTAATGACCCAGCATCTCTGCCCAGCTGCCCAGTTCACTGCATAAGCCTCTACTGTTTGCATATTCTGTATCAGTGCTGACTTCGCTAATCTTTTTGAAtcatgccctaagatgcctcctaaacaGCCTGGTCCTTCTAAGGTTTCTGGCAAAGAGACTAAGTGCCAGAGGAAGGTCATGACGctccaggatttggaagagctgatgaaGTCTGCCACCTAGGGAGAAGacacgccaggttcaggggacgagcaggaggatgagggcctgtctttggaacaTCTGTCCCGACTTAAGAGGATGACCAAGGAGCTGCGGGAGATGGATGCAGCATGGAATCCTAATACTGTATACAATGATCCACAGACTTTCATTTGTCTTGATGGGATTCTGGTGCCCTATACAAACCTCCTCCTCAGCATAAAGCAGCTGCCCATCACCATGAAGAAGgacctccaaagcctcccaaagcCCTGAAGAAGTGCAATTGGTGGATGAAGcacctgaagaaggggaagacgCACCcacagaggagatgtaactcctctgctttgctgtgcacttatatcatatcttcattgtcattcatcggactgcacagctaattcatcatcaccttcaatcaacattcatcactggtgagtatcCGTGTGATTTACATGTTACTTGAAaattattacagtactgtaaatcatttttttatcataaaaaatgcatattcagtcacaaaaataaaatgaaaatacagtaattagtgaatgctgtactgtgaataatttttttatcattaagtgTACCgtcacaaaaatgaaatgaaaatatttttagtgaatattgctgtaagaaaaaatctgtgaattagtgaattttccatgaTACATTTGGAGATATgctccacagaaaaatctgcaattaACTAAAGCCGCAAGCGCTGAACTGTGATATAGCGGCGGTCGACTGTAAATCCATATACAGTAACCTACTTTAACCACCTGGATACCAAGTTTTCAACAACTAAT is part of the Macrobrachium rosenbergii isolate ZJJX-2024 chromosome 41, ASM4041242v1, whole genome shotgun sequence genome and encodes:
- the LOC136826772 gene encoding tigger transposable element-derived protein 1-like is translated as MEGGDVQQADFLSFDELAEEEEEEEDEPGPSSAPQGFQASKGWFHCFQRRFQLKNVSLHGKAASADMEVAEKYPKTFKKIIRDKGYHPQQVFSMDKTGLF